In a single window of the Methanobrevibacter oralis genome:
- a CDS encoding MotA/TolQ/ExbB proton channel family protein has product MIIEYIMPFIDGIADIFTQGGIITYIILFIGVYGLIISLRKIVYLRNISKIDTTEIFGVVTASMERGGAVEALKAINGFKNPISRIISETLKIGYKNKVEVEESMEQIFIVELAKMTKGLNTIKTITELAPFLGLIGTVIGIWLTFKSLGVNPDSAAMAEGIYVALTTTIMGLLVAIVLLPLHTYIQGLIEAEMDKIELATKMTNWGYAVVKVKVDANVECALEALQEAEGVVNTRLISDPYANIKVSFKPSMLDKSIANIILEKCNVNAEITESKLRQ; this is encoded by the coding sequence ATGATTATTGAGTATATTATGCCTTTTATTGATGGAATAGCAGATATATTTACTCAGGGAGGAATTATTACGTATATAATTCTTTTTATTGGAGTTTATGGTCTTATTATTTCGTTGAGGAAGATTGTGTATCTTAGGAATATTAGTAAAATAGATACAACTGAAATTTTTGGGGTAGTTACAGCTTCTATGGAAAGAGGTGGAGCTGTTGAAGCATTAAAAGCAATTAATGGTTTTAAAAACCCTATTTCTAGAATTATTTCTGAAACTTTAAAGATTGGTTATAAAAATAAAGTTGAAGTTGAAGAAAGTATGGAACAAATTTTCATTGTTGAATTGGCAAAAATGACAAAAGGTTTGAATACGATTAAAACAATTACAGAATTAGCTCCTTTTTTAGGTTTAATTGGTACAGTTATTGGTATTTGGTTAACATTTAAATCATTAGGTGTTAATCCAGATTCTGCTGCAATGGCTGAAGGTATTTATGTAGCATTAACAACTACAATTATGGGTTTGTTAGTAGCAATCGTGTTATTGCCATTACATACTTATATTCAAGGACTTATTGAAGCAGAAATGGATAAAATTGAACTTGCTACAAAAATGACTAATTGGGGATATGCTGTAGTTAAAGTAAAGGTCGATGCTAATGTTGAATGTGCACTTGAAGCTCTTCAAGAAGCCGAAGGTGTTGTAAATACAAGGTTAATTTCTGATCCTTATGCAAATATTAAGGTTTCATTTAAACCAAGCATGTTAGATAAAAGTATTGCCAATATCATTTTAGAGAAATGTAATGTTAATGCAGAAATTACAGAAAGTAAATTAAGACAATAA
- the rnhB gene encoding ribonuclease HII — MDILGMDEAGRGSVLGPLVIAGVVVPEKMFKVLERMGVKDSKKLTPQRRTILSRKLKKMFDYGVVIITASQIDEMRANGINLNEIERKGMEKIILELNPKKAVVDAVDVKAERFQENLHQATGVDVIAQHKADDNYIEVGAASIIAKEVRDSQIEEINKDFIKMGGIGSGYPSDPTTKKFLTNFTYESMPDFVRKSWTTVAKMK, encoded by the coding sequence ATGGATATTTTAGGTATGGATGAAGCTGGTCGAGGTTCAGTTTTAGGTCCACTAGTAATTGCAGGTGTTGTTGTGCCTGAAAAAATGTTTAAAGTTCTTGAAAGAATGGGTGTTAAAGATTCCAAAAAGTTAACTCCTCAAAGAAGAACTATTTTATCTAGAAAATTAAAAAAAATGTTTGATTATGGGGTTGTTATCATTACAGCATCTCAAATTGATGAAATGAGAGCTAATGGGATTAATTTAAATGAAATTGAAAGGAAAGGAATGGAAAAAATCATTTTAGAATTGAATCCAAAAAAAGCAGTTGTTGATGCTGTTGATGTTAAGGCTGAACGTTTTCAGGAAAATTTGCACCAAGCAACCGGAGTTGATGTAATTGCTCAGCATAAGGCTGATGATAATTATATTGAAGTAGGAGCAGCATCAATTATAGCTAAAGAAGTTAGAGATTCTCAAATTGAAGAAATCAATAAAGATTTTATTAAGATGGGTGGAATCGGTTCAGGTTATCCTTCAGATCCAACTACTAAAAAATTTTTAACTAATTTTACATATGAATCAATGCCTGATTTCGTGAGAAAGTCATGGACTACGGTAGCTAAAATGAAGTGA
- a CDS encoding rod shape-determining protein: MNIFGNEEEEPQTENTRVISNSLGIDLGTLNTVIAKPSGDKFDLYQIPSVVAVKKDDPSEVLAVGEEAKKMLGRTPGDILAVRPLKKGVIENVVQAQALLIKAMQIGINEGESVGRIVIGIPGDSSEVEKNAAEEIGRKAGAQNILVISEGLAAAIGAGLPIAEPNGTMVVDIGAGSTDIVIISLGGINDIETVRCGGDDIDNKIVDIVAEKYDVAIGIHDAESAKIEVGMVHCSEQLENLSVEVIGKSLETNRPKKVVIDSMLVADAVEPFMQQIIDGLNFILERLSPELMMGVYNNAVAVGGSSRLRGIKERIFDEIAIPIEVSDDPMTVVAKGTAIVAAEPLALEPEVRLRALK; the protein is encoded by the coding sequence ATGAATATTTTTGGAAATGAAGAGGAAGAGCCACAAACTGAAAACACACGTGTTATCAGTAATAGTTTAGGGATTGATTTAGGAACTTTAAATACTGTAATTGCAAAGCCTTCTGGAGATAAATTTGATTTATATCAGATTCCTTCTGTTGTTGCAGTTAAAAAAGATGATCCTAGTGAAGTTTTAGCTGTAGGTGAAGAAGCTAAAAAGATGTTAGGAAGAACTCCTGGAGATATTTTGGCTGTAAGACCTTTAAAAAAAGGTGTAATTGAAAATGTTGTACAAGCACAAGCTTTATTAATTAAAGCAATGCAAATAGGTATTAATGAAGGTGAAAGTGTTGGAAGAATTGTTATTGGAATTCCTGGTGATTCTTCTGAAGTAGAAAAAAATGCTGCTGAAGAAATTGGTAGAAAAGCAGGTGCTCAAAATATCTTAGTTATTAGTGAAGGACTAGCTGCAGCTATTGGTGCTGGTTTACCTATTGCTGAACCAAATGGAACTATGGTTGTTGATATTGGTGCAGGATCAACTGATATTGTAATTATCTCTCTTGGAGGTATTAACGATATTGAAACTGTTAGATGTGGTGGGGACGATATTGATAATAAGATTGTTGATATTGTAGCTGAGAAATACGATGTAGCTATTGGTATTCATGATGCAGAATCTGCAAAAATAGAAGTGGGTATGGTTCATTGCAGCGAGCAACTTGAAAATTTAAGTGTTGAAGTTATAGGAAAATCTTTAGAAACTAACAGACCTAAAAAAGTGGTTATTGATTCAATGTTAGTTGCGGATGCTGTCGAACCGTTTATGCAACAAATAATTGATGGATTAAATTTTATTTTAGAAAGATTATCTCCTGAATTAATGATGGGAGTTTATAATAATGCAGTAGCTGTTGGTGGAAGTTCTAGACTTCGTGGAATTAAAGAAAGAATTTTTGATGAAATAGCAATTCCAATAGAAGTTTCTGATGATCCAATGACTGTTGTTGCAAAAGGTACAGCTATTGTTGCTGCAGAACCTCTTGCATTAGAACCTGAAGTTCGTCTTAGAGCTTTAAAATAA